Proteins encoded in a region of the Neodiprion virginianus isolate iyNeoVirg1 chromosome 2, iyNeoVirg1.1, whole genome shotgun sequence genome:
- the LOC124298882 gene encoding neo-calmodulin-like isoform X4, whose product MAEAATHSERKYTHEYGRLRRLTSKIDGQIRQISSEYGLTEDQVAEFKEAFMLFDKDEDGTITMAELGVVMRSLGQRPTETELRDMVNEVDQDGNGTIEFNEFLQMMSKKMKGADGEDELREAFRVFDKNNDGLISSMELRHVMTNLGEKLSEEEVDDMIKEADLDGDGMVNYEEFVTILTSKN is encoded by the exons ATGGCGGAAGCTGCCACCCACTCGGAACGGAAGTACACCCACGAATACGGAAGGCTGAGGCGTTTGACGAGCAAAATTGACGGTCAAATACGACAAATCAGT TCAGAATATGGGCTCACCGAGGACCAAGTTGCAG AATTCAAAGAGGCGTTCATGCTTTTCGACAAGGACGAGGATGGCACAATTACAATGGCTGAACTCGGTGTCGTTATGCGTTCTCTTGGACAGAGGCCGACGG AAACGGAACTGCGGGACATGGTGAACGAGGTGGATCAGGACGGCAATGGAACCATCGAATTCAACGAGTTTCTGCAGATGatgtcgaaaaaaatgaagggaGCCGACGGCGAGGACGAACTGCGCGAGGCGTTCAG GGTATTCGATAAGAACAACGACGGGCTCATTTCGTCGATGGAATTACGACACGTGATGACGAATCTTGGCGAAAAACTCTCGGAAGAAGAGGTTGACGATATGATCAAGGAAGCTGACCTTGACGGTGACGGAATGGTGAACTACGAAG AATTCGTGACAATTCTGACTTCCAAGAATTAG
- the LOC124298882 gene encoding neo-calmodulin-like isoform X3: MKTSSFSLRVMRRARNKPADGVGHVNQKGAAGQKAPLAGGQKVAPGAKAAAKPAQKPTAQKGQVKVTPKAASVKTGKNKKKGQRQQYDLIVTINLSEYGLTEDQVAEFKEAFMLFDKDEDGTITMAELGVVMRSLGQRPTETELRDMVNEVDQDGNGTIEFNEFLQMMSKKMKGADGEDELREAFRVFDKNNDGLISSMELRHVMTNLGEKLSEEEVDDMIKEADLDGDGMVNYEEFVTILTSKN, translated from the exons GCTCGCAACAAACCGGCGGACGGAGTTGGACACGTGAACCAGAAAGGAGCGGCTGGACAGAAGGCGCCACTGGCAGGGGGGCAGAAGGTCGCACCCGGGGCAAAAGCTGCCGCGAAACCCGCGCAAAAGCCCACCGCGCAGAAAGGACAAGTCAAGGTTACTCCAAAAGCAGCCTCGGTCAAGACTGgaaagaacaagaagaaagGCCAACGGCAGCAATACGATCTCATCGTCACGATAAACTTG TCAGAATATGGGCTCACCGAGGACCAAGTTGCAG AATTCAAAGAGGCGTTCATGCTTTTCGACAAGGACGAGGATGGCACAATTACAATGGCTGAACTCGGTGTCGTTATGCGTTCTCTTGGACAGAGGCCGACGG AAACGGAACTGCGGGACATGGTGAACGAGGTGGATCAGGACGGCAATGGAACCATCGAATTCAACGAGTTTCTGCAGATGatgtcgaaaaaaatgaagggaGCCGACGGCGAGGACGAACTGCGCGAGGCGTTCAG GGTATTCGATAAGAACAACGACGGGCTCATTTCGTCGATGGAATTACGACACGTGATGACGAATCTTGGCGAAAAACTCTCGGAAGAAGAGGTTGACGATATGATCAAGGAAGCTGACCTTGACGGTGACGGAATGGTGAACTACGAAG AATTCGTGACAATTCTGACTTCCAAGAATTAG
- the LOC124298882 gene encoding neo-calmodulin-like isoform X5, translating into MAEQRRYTSQYCKLRRLANQIDFQIRNLSSEYGLTEDQVAEFKEAFMLFDKDEDGTITMAELGVVMRSLGQRPTETELRDMVNEVDQDGNGTIEFNEFLQMMSKKMKGADGEDELREAFRVFDKNNDGLISSMELRHVMTNLGEKLSEEEVDDMIKEADLDGDGMVNYEEFVTILTSKN; encoded by the exons ATGGCTGAACAGAGGAGATACACTAGCCAGTATTGCAAGCTTCGACGACTCGCGAATCAGATCGACTTTCAGATCAGAAACCTTTCC TCAGAATATGGGCTCACCGAGGACCAAGTTGCAG AATTCAAAGAGGCGTTCATGCTTTTCGACAAGGACGAGGATGGCACAATTACAATGGCTGAACTCGGTGTCGTTATGCGTTCTCTTGGACAGAGGCCGACGG AAACGGAACTGCGGGACATGGTGAACGAGGTGGATCAGGACGGCAATGGAACCATCGAATTCAACGAGTTTCTGCAGATGatgtcgaaaaaaatgaagggaGCCGACGGCGAGGACGAACTGCGCGAGGCGTTCAG GGTATTCGATAAGAACAACGACGGGCTCATTTCGTCGATGGAATTACGACACGTGATGACGAATCTTGGCGAAAAACTCTCGGAAGAAGAGGTTGACGATATGATCAAGGAAGCTGACCTTGACGGTGACGGAATGGTGAACTACGAAG AATTCGTGACAATTCTGACTTCCAAGAATTAG
- the LOC124298881 gene encoding endoplasmic reticulum resident protein 44 isoform X1, which yields MWAFSDITSATLVLFSCLMVQLLFRPVDGGAVPLTQGNIDMTLASNELVFINFYAEWCRFSSMLAPIFDEAADKVAAEFPEAGRVVMGKVDCDSESSVASRFHITKYPTLKVIRNGQPTKREYRGQRSTEAFVQFVRKQLEDPIKEFFELKELNELDDKKRMIIGYFDRKDVPEYQMFRRVATNLKDDCQFHVGFGPCYNQSCEFGQLFNLVSASAAMHPPGQPIIVFRSDKALSNDDDETYKGSMTTFDELNIWAQEKCVPLVREITFENAEELTEEGLPFLILFHKPDDTESVKAYKDIISGSLIDEKQSINFLTADGLKFAHPLHHLGKSTSDLPLIAIDSFRHMYLFPNFQDIFQPGKLKSFLQDLYSGKLHREFHYGPDQSEQEDTNQISGQVKVPTTPPESTFKKLAPSKNRYTLLRDEL from the exons ATGTGGGCATTCAGCGATATTACGAGCGCAACGCTCGTGCTTTTCTCCTGCCTTATG GTACAGCTGTTGTTCAGACCTGTCGATGGCGGTGCGGTTCCACTTACGCAGGGTAACATTGATATGACTTTAG cATCCAATGAATTAGTCTTTATCAACTTTTACGCGGAATGGTGCCGGTTCAGCAGTATGCTGGCTCCGATATTCGATGAAGCAGCTGACAAAGTAGCTGCAGAATTTCCCGAGGCTGGGAGAGTTGTAATGGGAAAAGTGGATTGTGACTCTGAAT cCTCCGTTGCATCAAGGTTTCACATCACAAAGTATCCAACATTGAAGGTGATAAGAAATGGGCAGCCGACGAAGCGAGAATACAGAGGTCAGCGTTCGACAGAAGCATTCGTACAATTTGTGAGGAAGCAGCTTGAGGATCCTATCAAAGAATTCTTCGAGCTTAAGGAGTTGAATGAACTCGACGATAAGAAGAGAATGATTATTGGGTACTTTGACAGAAAGGATGTTCCGGAGTACCAGATGTTCAGGAGAGTTGCAACCAACTTGAAGGATGACTGCCAATTCCACGTCGGCTTTGG CCCTTGCTACAATCAAAGCTGTGAATTCGGACAGCTTTTTAATTTGGT AAGCGCCAGTGCAGCAATGCATCCGCCAGGTCAACCCATAATTGTGTTCCGATCTGACAAAGCATTGTCAAACGACGACGATGAGACATACAAAGGCAGTATGACTACTTTCGACGAATTGAACATCTGGGCACAAGAAAAATGTGTCCCGCTAGTGAGAGAAATCACATTTGAGAATGCAGAGGAATTAACAGAGGAGGGTCTGCCGTTCCTGATACTTTTCCACAAACCCGACGACACGGAGAGTGTCAAGGCTTATAAAGACATTATTTCCGGATCGCTGATTGATGAGAAAC AGAGCATCAATTTCTTGACAGCTGACGGTCTGAAGTTTGCGCACCCTCTTCATCATCTGGGAAAGAGTACCTCAGATCTGCCGCTGATAGCAATAGACAGTTTTAGACACATGTATTTGTTCCCAAATTTCCAGGACATATTTCAGCCTGGAAAACTGAAGAGTTTCTTGCAGGACTTGTACTCTGGAAAATTACATCGCGAGTTTCATTATGGTCCTGATCAATCCGAACAGGAGGATACTAATCAAATAAGTGGCCAAGTGAAAGTACCAACTACACCCCCAGAATCAACCTTCAAAAAATTAGCACCCAGCAAAAACAGGTACACTCTACTAAGAGATGAACTATAA
- the LOC124298881 gene encoding endoplasmic reticulum resident protein 44 isoform X2, with protein sequence MWAFSDITSATLVLFSCLMVQLLFRPVDGGAVPLTQGNIDMTLASNELVFINFYAEWCRFSSMLAPIFDEAADKVAAEFPEAGRVVMGKVDCDSESSVASRFHITKYPTLKVIRNGQPTKREYRGQRSTEAFVQFVRKQLEDPIKEFFELKELNELDDKKRMIIGYFDRKDVPEYQMFRRVATNLKDDCQFHVGFGSASAAMHPPGQPIIVFRSDKALSNDDDETYKGSMTTFDELNIWAQEKCVPLVREITFENAEELTEEGLPFLILFHKPDDTESVKAYKDIISGSLIDEKQSINFLTADGLKFAHPLHHLGKSTSDLPLIAIDSFRHMYLFPNFQDIFQPGKLKSFLQDLYSGKLHREFHYGPDQSEQEDTNQISGQVKVPTTPPESTFKKLAPSKNRYTLLRDEL encoded by the exons ATGTGGGCATTCAGCGATATTACGAGCGCAACGCTCGTGCTTTTCTCCTGCCTTATG GTACAGCTGTTGTTCAGACCTGTCGATGGCGGTGCGGTTCCACTTACGCAGGGTAACATTGATATGACTTTAG cATCCAATGAATTAGTCTTTATCAACTTTTACGCGGAATGGTGCCGGTTCAGCAGTATGCTGGCTCCGATATTCGATGAAGCAGCTGACAAAGTAGCTGCAGAATTTCCCGAGGCTGGGAGAGTTGTAATGGGAAAAGTGGATTGTGACTCTGAAT cCTCCGTTGCATCAAGGTTTCACATCACAAAGTATCCAACATTGAAGGTGATAAGAAATGGGCAGCCGACGAAGCGAGAATACAGAGGTCAGCGTTCGACAGAAGCATTCGTACAATTTGTGAGGAAGCAGCTTGAGGATCCTATCAAAGAATTCTTCGAGCTTAAGGAGTTGAATGAACTCGACGATAAGAAGAGAATGATTATTGGGTACTTTGACAGAAAGGATGTTCCGGAGTACCAGATGTTCAGGAGAGTTGCAACCAACTTGAAGGATGACTGCCAATTCCACGTCGGCTTTGG AAGCGCCAGTGCAGCAATGCATCCGCCAGGTCAACCCATAATTGTGTTCCGATCTGACAAAGCATTGTCAAACGACGACGATGAGACATACAAAGGCAGTATGACTACTTTCGACGAATTGAACATCTGGGCACAAGAAAAATGTGTCCCGCTAGTGAGAGAAATCACATTTGAGAATGCAGAGGAATTAACAGAGGAGGGTCTGCCGTTCCTGATACTTTTCCACAAACCCGACGACACGGAGAGTGTCAAGGCTTATAAAGACATTATTTCCGGATCGCTGATTGATGAGAAAC AGAGCATCAATTTCTTGACAGCTGACGGTCTGAAGTTTGCGCACCCTCTTCATCATCTGGGAAAGAGTACCTCAGATCTGCCGCTGATAGCAATAGACAGTTTTAGACACATGTATTTGTTCCCAAATTTCCAGGACATATTTCAGCCTGGAAAACTGAAGAGTTTCTTGCAGGACTTGTACTCTGGAAAATTACATCGCGAGTTTCATTATGGTCCTGATCAATCCGAACAGGAGGATACTAATCAAATAAGTGGCCAAGTGAAAGTACCAACTACACCCCCAGAATCAACCTTCAAAAAATTAGCACCCAGCAAAAACAGGTACACTCTACTAAGAGATGAACTATAA